The Bifidobacterium asteroides genomic interval GAAGAGCGGGATCATGGCCAGCATGAGCTGAGGTTCGGCAGCCAGGACCGGCAGGAAGCAGATAGAGGCCAGAGCCGCCTGCTGCACCGAAGCCTTGGGGCGCACGGGAGCCTCGGTCTGATACAGCCCCACGGCCTTGAAAACAAAGGCAAAGGCGGCAGGCATGAAGGCCATGACCGTCAGCATGGGCAGCTGCAGGCCATCCACTATGCCCAGGGCGAATGCCAGACAAGCCCAGAGCAACCCCAGCAGGACGCGGACGGGATTGGACCTGGTGACCACGCCGGCCAGAGCCCAGAACGACAGAGCGGCCAGTCCCGTCTCCGCCAGGAGCATCAGGGCCATGGCTTGGGCTACGTGACCGCCGGTCAGCAGAGCGAAGGGCAGAAGCACCAGGAGGAAGGGGGCAGGAACTGCAGGCTGCCCAACGCCTCCGGCCAGGGACCAGGAGGTGGTGGCCGCCGTCAGCAGCTGGGACCAATCGGCTCCTGACGAGGGCAGGGAGGGCGCATGGATGGCCCCTCCCGAGAAGATAGCGCGACACAGGGGCCAATGGGTGACCACCAAGGCCGCCAAGACCGCTAGGGTCATCCCTGTAGCCCAGGCCATGCGACGCAGGAACTGCTGCCGCAGATGAGCCAGGGCCAGGTGGCTGAGCATGGGATGCTCACGCTGATCATGAAAGGCCTGCCTGCGCTGCCGCCACTGCCGGATCTGCTGGCCGTTGGCCTGAAGAATGTCCAACCGGCGGGGACTGCCATGGCAGGCGGAGGTCAGACGGCGGCGCATGGTCAGCAGCGCTGCAGGTCGAGCCAGGATCCGCCAGGGCGCGCACAGACGGCAGAGGGCCCTGTAGGGCCGCTTGCCGATAAGATCAACCGCCATGAGCCACAATGCCGCCAGAACTCGCCAGAGCCAGACCAGCGGCCACCAGGGCAGGGCAAAATCGGTCAGCAGGTAGCGTTCCCGGGCCAGTATGGGACTCATGGAGGCGTCCAAGGGGCGGTCGGGCTGCACCGCCCGCCCGTTCCGATCACGCAACCCGCTCATCCGGGCGCTGGCATGGGCCATCCGGGCTCCCGGCACGATTACCACCCGTCCCCCTGACAGGCAGATACGGCGGCAAAGATCGTCGGACTGGCCGAAAGTGCCAGCCCAGGCGCCTGGTCCATCCAAGTCCTTCATGGTCTGCATGGGCACCAGGGCGCCAGCCAGGCTCACCGCGAAGACATCCTGACGCGCGTCATACTGCTGCTGGTCGGGCTCGCTGTCCACTACCAGGCTCACCGTTCGGTGACGGTAGGCGTAACGACCCACGTCACGCAGCCCCTCGCCCTGCCAGTCATACTGCTTGGCACCCAGCAGGGAGGCAGTGGGATTGCTGTGCCAGGTGTCCACCAGCTCGTCCAGACAATGATTGTCCAGTGGACGGCAGTCGTCGTGCAGAAGCCAAAGAGCCCGGATCCGACCAGGCAGGCGGGCATAGCCAAGCGCCTTGTCCAAGGCATCGCCAAAGGAGGAGGCGCCTCGCGCGCGAACCACCTGCACTTCCACCCGCGCGGGCCCATCCACCGGAAACTGCGCATAAAGTGGCTCTGCGGTGGACCCCGAACAGTCCGCGATGACCAGGACCCGCGGCAAGAGGCTCTGCCGCAAGAGGGCACGCAGGGTGTCCGGCAAATAGGTCAGATCATGCTCGACCGTGATCACCGCCGCCACGGCATCCTCCACATGAGGACTGGCGGCGGGTGAACATTCGTTCATGACCGAAGAGA includes:
- a CDS encoding glycosyltransferase, producing the protein MSFVAPQAQDVRQVLSSVMNECSPAASPHVEDAVAAVITVEHDLTYLPDTLRALLRQSLLPRVLVIADCSGSTAEPLYAQFPVDGPARVEVQVVRARGASSFGDALDKALGYARLPGRIRALWLLHDDCRPLDNHCLDELVDTWHSNPTASLLGAKQYDWQGEGLRDVGRYAYRHRTVSLVVDSEPDQQQYDARQDVFAVSLAGALVPMQTMKDLDGPGAWAGTFGQSDDLCRRICLSGGRVVIVPGARMAHASARMSGLRDRNGRAVQPDRPLDASMSPILARERYLLTDFALPWWPLVWLWRVLAALWLMAVDLIGKRPYRALCRLCAPWRILARPAALLTMRRRLTSACHGSPRRLDILQANGQQIRQWRQRRQAFHDQREHPMLSHLALAHLRQQFLRRMAWATGMTLAVLAALVVTHWPLCRAIFSGGAIHAPSLPSSGADWSQLLTAATTSWSLAGGVGQPAVPAPFLLVLLPFALLTGGHVAQAMALMLLAETGLAALSFWALAGVVTRSNPVRVLLGLLWACLAFALGIVDGLQLPMLTVMAFMPAAFAFVFKAVGLYQTEAPVRPKASVQQAALASICFLPVLAAEPQLMLAMIPLFIMAICLVPSHRVMLLLMPLPSALALAPTLVNSLHHAHQGLFRQLFADLLIPSTGLAGQPRTGSLGQLLARLLGLDVSALWPVRWRPELWRPTTLACCLLVVALLAFIALVVPRALKTARILWITVLLGLILALISQAVCTGLDETGPVAGSVLPGVMLALMGLLACLGLLAGRAVRPFSPLAPGHGQVPDGDGDRPPLPPAQSSSTSAAAADGGGRIFRLLLGLILTLVTAGVAAAGLAAPVGGPLSADDRQLPAVAVDYLNKDPSHRVLVLTSPSHGRVAYTGLHTSRGELIDASPALRAQMVNGGKMAGQDVLSRSAAALMANADSKAVAAVSGLGFGGIYVPADRSGAGGMGSTPNDDLVSNITASDGAQQVATNAQGTYFRLSSQSGRDVGVNMAGARQAAASTWRRVWLWALGLVLLGYCLVALPRPGYFGGEQL